In Plasmodium brasilianum strain Bolivian I chromosome 12, whole genome shotgun sequence, the genomic window AAAATTTATAGATTCTATGTGCTCAATGTTCTTCTGCCTGGATAGAAGCAGTTCAATGTTTTTCTGCTCCTCGTTTATTACATCGTGTCTGTACAAGGTTTTTCTATTACTATTTTCGTAACACGCTTGCgacttattattatttatatgttttggTTCCCTAATACCCTCATCGTCATGATGATTGTAGGCATGGCGATTAACGGAGTGATGATCCTCATCGTCTtcattatatagatataagtTACAACTACTCGCCCTTTTTTGTTTCTGCTTTTGCCTTTGTTTTTTCTGTTGTTGCTGCTGTTGTTGTCCTTGCTGATTTTGACTATTTctcataaatttattttcatctatatgtgaaatattttctaaattataaTCTTTGTTTTCATAAGAATCCTTTAACTTATTGAACtttatagttttattttttacgttACTGCTATCATTATAATGAATTAACATATTTACTTGTCtactttttgttttattgttactattattattaccattgttattactatttaaatttaatctTTCGCTTTCTTCGTTGCCTATgtaattctttaattttttattttccatattattattttattatttttttcttattattattctacTTATTCTAcctcttattattattcctttccttattcttttctttttttttgctgattttccttttttaccaaatgtttttatattttattcgcACAAGAGACTTATGTCAATAATGATTTTAGGAAAATTTTTCTAaacttgattttttttttttttttttttgccagTAGCGCAAAATTATTAAGTGCATAATAatgcaataaatatatgtatatgtcaGGAAGtacataaatgaacaaattaacatatatacatgcatatatatatacacaaatatatacatatatatttatcatactTTTTGCGCTTCATAGGAATACAATTTAAAGCCCTTAccatatttctctttttcgatatataatattttggtTACGTATACcagttttttcatttatttgattatatatttcttttacgGCTTCTGTTTTTTCAAAGCCACAATAGAACATATCTATTCTACTACTTCTTAACATTTCTCTTTCACTCGATCGAGAAAATTTTCTTGGTATAAAAACAACTACATATGTATGCAGGTATGTATTTAatggttatatatatatgtggttATATAATACggttgtatgtatattaatatttatatatgtatatgtgtatatatatgtatattaatatttatatatgtatatgtttatatatatgtatattaatatttatatatgtatatgtgtatatatatgtatattaatatttatatatgtatatgtgtatatatatgtatatggttatatatatatatgtatgtactttatatatatgcattctTTTAAGTATAATCCTTTAGAACCTTTTTTTCTGAACTCATATGCATCATATATCAGCATTTACGTGCATAACGCATATGTTTACtgttaatacatacataattatacacatattatatatttatatataaataagaatataatattttattccatcattatatatattacattattatatatcatatatattacaactcttatattatatatataacattattattatatatagtatataatgccactattattttatatatatataacattatatatattatgtatatatatatatatatatatatatatatatatattatatatatatgtaaatgcagATGAAGGATCGAGatctagaaaaaaaaaaaaaaatgtacggTCGTTTGATGGGCTTACTCTTgttatgtatttaaaaaaaaagagaacaagatgaaaacaatgaaaaaaataaaaaattttaaattaaaaaaaatatataaagatttaaaaggaaataaaaagaattaagaaaataaaaataaacaaaagaaTTAACTTTTGTTAGTAAAAAGCAGTTCAAATAacttctttttaaaattttttttacgtaatatttttatatatattgtatttacataaaaaatatatatatatttatatatttgtttatataccAATGcaactatataatatacgtaCTGTTGTTATCATTTTGCAAGGAGTtcattaacaaaaataagatttttttttttttttttcttcatatcaTCATTTTGCAATGTTGTATTGTTACATTTCtgctttttttccatttttaatcgttttatatttttacaaaataatttttgatatattttttgttaaatagaaatgaaaaagattTGGAAGGGGGGGGGACCGTTATCATATTAATATGGTTCTGTTAAATATTAAGGCGCaaactttcttttttttgccatgttaaaaattaatataataccatataataaagtaaaatataaaatacatagtTTTTAAGAGTAAGGCCTTTTTATACTGCTACGTACAATGAGTCAAAattagatataaataaattaatccgtatattgcatatatatatatatatatatatatatatacttacatactTATGAATTAcaattatacaaatttttccttttatgaACTGAATATAACGAATGCATTTTAATTGATTAAACTAAATAAAActtcctttaatttttatataacaaattaagGTAAAAAAGGGCACTTGAGCTTTTTTAACGGTGTTtagatatatgtacatatatatgagcTTATGTACGTatctttgtatatatgtttatgtatatacatatgtacgtgcTTAAATGGCAAAAAAGAGGTAATAAGAAATGCGTAAGTTCCACGCAGTGAAAACCAGTGTTGCGTACAGTTTTGAAAAAGACGACTAAAACAGTACTTCAAAGTATATGCCaacatttacatacataaatgtatataaatgtatatatgtatatatgcgcttatgtatgtatatgtgcatttattaatgtatatatgtgtatatgcatttattaatgtatatatatatacataagcgcatatatacatatatacatttgtacgTATAAGAGTACAAAAGCACGATTGACCATTTGGATTTACGTTCTTTTGGTCTGTAAAGTAAAAACATATTActacataaatgtaaaatatgcacgctttattttatcaaaagaaaaacatgaaAACGCGACCTCGAATATGCGTTAACTGCTGTATAATGACCTTTTTacagtataaataaatgaggTAAAAGGttttgataatttaaatatgttaagTTCATGCAATGAAAACAATGTGAAGAGAGCTCCGAAAGAAAATTTCGTTCTACGAGCACGCAATCTTCGTAAACGtactttttgaaaaaatgttttaaaaaatatagcctttttcttttttttttttatttcttttttcatttccatttatttttcttttcctttttcttttcttttcttttccattCTGATCCTTtcctttctctttttttatcttatataAAAGGCATAGTATACCGAAAATTTATGATCCAAATAAATGCTAGGAAATTCTTTGAATACCCGCACTCCCAACTTtgcaaatttatttttaaaaacattaaggagtattactttttaaaatgtatatttatgtgtaaaGAAGGCAGAGAGATACAAATTTACTTTctgttatataaaatttaattgtaagtttcattgaaaaaaaaaaaaaatatgtatacaatgAAATAAAACATGAATTGCAAAATAAGAAGTGgtaatatgataaaatgggaaaatgaaaatgttcTTGCGTCAAACGGGAAAGAGATGgaaacaaaatttaattcgttttatattaaaaaaaaaaaaaaaaaaaagaaaacgaaaatgaaaatgaaagaaaataaaagaaaaccatacaaaaaaaaaattgaaaaaaatggaataaaaaaaaagataagttATATGCTGGAACAAAATTAAGATTAAAACGAATAAATTTCTATTTGTGTGATAACAttgctttttcttctttttcactTTCTCATAAAGTTCCACAAACAAGTATTTGTCTGGGTATACGCAGTTCCGCTTGcgcatttttatattcttgtAAAAGCATATTCCTTAATGGCAAAGCATGGTGAACATTTTCTTCCATTATTTATAAGTGTATACTTACTCATAGTTGCATCTTGTGTGAAAATGTGTATAccctttttatcattttttaaagtgtGTCACAGTAATTAGCGTTcgataaatttaaaaaagaaaaaaaatgagaacaTCTTGCTtttatgaaatgaaaaaataggCATGTTCAATTGGTTTTTCTTGTTTTgcttttttcgtttttttcttgttttgcttttttcgtttttttcttgttttgcttttttcgtttttttcttgttttatttttgtttttttcttgttttatttttgtttttttcttgttttatttttgcatttttcctctttttttctagtctatttttatttttatgttttttgctcttattataattataacaaacaCAACGAGAAAAGCAATAATGGGGAAAGAGGAGGAGTGCAAAAAGTACCACTTTTTGTATAAGTCAGAGATTTGCACacttttacaaaattaaagtTCATCGtaggaataattttttttgctatgTTTTTCAATTAAATGTAGATATGGAGGAAGTTCCATTAATAAAACGGCGACTGTCCAAGTTATGTTTATATGGTTTATCTAAGGAGTTacagggaaaaaaaaaaaaaaaatttatatatagctTGCGGAAAAGAAGTGAACAGTAGTAGGGATACAtgtacatttgtatatacatatatgtaagtatttatttggttaatttctttttttctcttttttgttttttttttttttgtcaataTTTACGTAATTTGTAGAGTAGAACGATATGGGTTCGTCTATTTTAAGTGTATACCGCATAAACTCGTGTAAATATATGAGCCTATATATATGGGGGAATAAAAACGTTGTCACGTAAATTTTGCAAGCTTATGGAGCTGCGTATATATACTATGAATGTGTTTACACACTGAATATATATGCTCATATGTAATGGAACTACATATGCTTAAagaacaattttaaaattcacATATGAATAACCTCATCGCAATTCATACGGATCGAAATAACATTAATACAAAAAGCACAGAAACGGTTACCACGGAACGAGTGTGAGAAAGTGGGGTAAACGTATTTAAAAGACTAACATAGTTATcgttacactttttttttttttttttacccaaAACAGGACGTTTGCGCTTTTTCAATGTTTGACTCAGGCCTAACAACTTTTCTAATTTCATCTATCGTGAGGGGACAAACTTGTTCTGCCTTTTGCATATACATGTCTGTGTTCAACAGCATGGGGTTGTAGCTCTCCGAGATGTTCAGTATATCCTGAATGTgtgttaagaaaaaattaagaaattatgtatgggaaaaaaaaaaaaagagctaGCTAGCTATTTTATCCTTAGCAAAAAGGTAATTAACAAGTAAACGGCGACGTTTAGCAATTTGATGTCCTgttcttttgctttttattgCTCCTTTTTgctactttattttatttttatttatttatttattttttctttttcttcttcattctCTTTTTGCTGTTTTCCGTTCCGGCGCTTACAATTGCGAAGTGGTGGAAATTTTCAATTCCGTaaagttttataaatttcttcattttaaaGGGAAGACTGTCTATTTGTGAATGGTCCAGGATGTCCCTTATTTGTGTTTTACATAAATTGTATTGCCCCGTTCCCACGCCAACATATTCATCTTCACCTAACTGTGTATTACCATGATACTCCTTTAATTCTTCTTCTATTgatgttttatataaattattaatatgaaaTTTAAAGTCTTTAGGGAAACAAGCAAGtggaataaatttatttgttttatcttcttttttataatgctTATGTACAACATAATGTAGATAAGTTTTCATTGCGTTTTGTCTTCCTAATACTAAGTAGCTTTTacagtataaatatatataactattaaaaaaacgAATTTTCACAATATTTcgatttttataattttcttctataaaactttctttattcttattttctttacgctgataattaaatacatttaatatatcatcaCTCATATTAGATAAAggaatttttacaataatttgTGCAGTGGCTCCACCTAATTCTAAAACTCCGATTGTGTCTTCCTGATCGTTGGAAAATTTTCTAATGGAAGGGGACTCATCAACACTTTTAGTTATCCTATCATCAAGAGTTTTTCCTTTGTCTGTTTCTACCATTTCAATACCATCACTTGTGCTATTCTTATCGTTCTCCTtcttatttgtaaaaaacaCAGGACTAGGTGATAGCTTTTCTAGAAGCGCGTAGATAGATACAAAAGATAATATAGCTTCTTCCTTTCCACttaaaacttttattaacaagtcatcaattaataaaaattcattaaaataggtataaaaataagatttGATAAAACTAATATATTCTTCTGATTTTTGTATACTAAGTAACCTAAATCCTCCTGATGCtctaataattattactgtCATACATCTTTCTGACTCCATAACATttccataaataaaattttttatatttttaaaataatcataaaaaGATTCTTTGTCATTATTTGTaaagtaattatttaataagtaCACTAATCCAGGAGTAGTTCTGTAACTCACTgaaggaatatatatttttatatctttattattattcaaaatttcgtaattataaatatgaaccCTTGTACCTGTTGAACCTGCATCAATAACTACcgatttttgtatataattattttctaaattttcctgttcattattttctaagttgttattaattttttcaccatttattcttatatttagATATATTAGAATTGCAtagaacaaaattataaGTCTAAAAGGTTCTTTTTTTATGGCTCtctcatttttcattttcatagaCACACACTTTCCTTGCCGTAAAATCAGATGGGGAAGGAGCAGCTGAAAACTGATACTCAACTTTAAGCGGCGAGATAGCTACTGAGGTCCGTTACTAGCAAGAAGTGGTAAGAACTCAGATTAGTTTctatttcaaataaaatgcGCAAAAAATATGCTGCTGCAATTTGGTTTCTCCCCCGAtggtttatattttttctatataatgCTAAAATAATTGTCGTtagtaatttataaaattctgTTTTATGCAgagtttatattttaaagagaAGCCCATCTAGCCTCATAACATACATTTCCGAATATGCACATgaatatgcacatgtacgtatatgcatATCTATGTACGCACGTATTTTGTCTTCGGTGGACGAAATGGATATCGCAGTCTTGTTTTCGAATTCTGTACTCTTTATTCCCTTCTATTcagttaataaataaaactcaCAATTTTATCTCTTTGCCATTCacgctaaaaaaaaaataaacttttcTAGCTTTTTCATTTGCCTTTGCttctttttgttatatttcgAGCaggaaaaatacaaaaagggCTATTGTTTTTTAGCGTTACGCCAAATTATGGCATATGAGAGTTTggcaaaaacaaaaatgttttaCAGTGAAAGGatacgcatatatgtacgtgtacacatgtgtttttgtttttgtttttgtttttgcttTTGCTTTTGTTTGCACTTGGGCGGAATTTTAGAGTTTGCTAATTTAATCATTCGGCTGTTGGATATGATTAGCTATTTAGCTACTggatatatggaaaaaaaaagaaaaaagaaaaagctaCAGATAAAGTTAAAGCCAAGATGATGATGTAGCAATAGGGTATTATTTAGTATGTAAAATATACCCTTGTGTGTTTTgacattttgaaaaaagaaaattaaaaaaggagaaacaATTGacagaagaagaaaaatcaGGACAAAAAGTTATGTTGAACATTAtgtgttaaaaaattttgaagtgcacttgaagagaaaaaaaaataaataaataaaaaaaggctCTTCTTTACAGTTGccatgtaataatatatacatacttccATACACAAGCACatttatatgtgcatacttcaaaaatattatgaacgaacagatatatatattgcatatACATTAAACAGCAAGGAGAACACAAATAGTTCTAGTTAAATGCAATGGTAATAAggaatatttatgtattaaaaaaaatttttttttttaaattgataCGCCTACTAATGCAAGTAATATTGAAGCTTGTTTTACTGCTAATAATAAAGTACAAGGTACATGATTTGTGCCAAATTGCACATAATATGCTGTAATCATTGCGCCTACTGTACATacttgtgtatatatgtatgggtGTTTAGCCATCCGAGCGTTATAGCGAATATATGTTTAGATTGCAAAATAtgctatatattatttgctTGTATGGAAAAATGCTACAATGGAAAAGAATGCATTAATTCGGAAAGACACACAacttatatgaaatattaatttttt contains:
- a CDS encoding nucleoside-diphosphatase, translating into MKNERAIKKEPFRLIILFYAILIYLNIRINGEKINNNLENNEQENLENNYIQKSVVIDAGSTGTRVHIYNYEILNNNKDIKIYIPSVSYRTTPGLVYLLNNYFTNNDKESFYDYFKNIKNFIYGNVMESERCMTVIIIRASGGFRLLSIQKSEEYISFIKSYFYTYFNEFLLIDDLLIKVLSGKEEAILSFVSIYALLEKLSPSPVFFTNKKENDKNSTSDGIEMVETDKGKTLDDRITKSVDESPSIRKFSNDQEDTIGVLELGGATAQIIVKIPLSNMSDDILNVFNYQRKENKNKESFIEENYKNRNIVKIRFFNSYIYLYCKSYLVLGRQNAMKTYLHYVVHKHYKKEDKTNKFIPLACFPKDFKFHINNLYKTSIEEELKEYHGNTQLGEDEYVGVGTGQYNLCKTQIRDILDHSQIDSLPFKMKKFIKLYGIENFHHFAIDILNISESYNPMLLNTDMYMQKAEQVCPLTIDEIRKVVRPESNIEKAQTSCFGLIYLHEFMRYTLKIDEPISFYSTNYINHINITWTVAVLLMELPPYLHLIEKHSKKNYSYDEL